A window of the Lactuca sativa cultivar Salinas chromosome 5, Lsat_Salinas_v11, whole genome shotgun sequence genome harbors these coding sequences:
- the LOC111910393 gene encoding mediator of RNA polymerase II transcription subunit 8 isoform X2, protein MDGPMGVGQGQPQQQQEQPQQQAVAKERLNPAVQQQLNLESVKTRALSLYKAITRILEDFELIARTNSVPKWQDVLGQFSMVNLELYNIVEDIKKVSKAFVVHPKNVNGENAGILPVMISSKLLPEIEADDNSKREQLLYAMQNLSVPSQIEKLKARIDMIGAACESAEKVIADTRKTYFGTRQGPTNILTLDKAQAAKIQEQENLLRHAVNHGQGLRIPMDQRQITSSLPSHLVDVLPVNDGIQTISESSGMYMKNTPPMSSNTVNSQGALLQASGSQLMGRAAASPSGPTGASSFDNTTASPLPYANSPRSGNMMNTPSPQQQTQQQQQQQQQHQQQQQQQRQRLMQQLPQHQQQMLAQSLRQNPMTGLAQNQLSQLHDLQGQAQQKYQLHGQNQMAFSQSLGGQQFQGRQLPSGGIQHGIAQSQLNQGNQLGRHLNQMSTTANTALFNAAQATPNNQMMSNMTGMMPSQSMLPRMQFGLSGGNRSLGAQNLSDQVFNMGGNPGSMMPIQQQQQQQQQQQQQQQGGFGNMQQNTQNLQQQQPGMVVPMQQNPQQNHPNFQQHRQNQ, encoded by the exons ATGGATGGTCCGATGGGAGTAGGTCAAGGGCAGCCACAGCAGCAACAAGAACAACCACAGCAACAAGCGGTGGCGAAGGAGAGGCTGAACCCTGCCGTACAGCAGCAACTTAACCTAGAATCCGTCAAGACTAGAGCATTGAGCCTCTATAAAGCCATCACTCGCATCCTTGAAGATTTCGAACTCATTGCCCGCACCAATTCCGTACCCAAGTG GCAAGATGTATTGGGTCAATTTTCTATGGTAAACCTTGAGCTCTATAACATTGTCGAAGACATTAAGAAGGTTTCAAAGGCATTTGTTGTCCATCCAAAGAATGTCAATGGTGAAAATGCTGGAA TATTGCCTGTTATGATTTCATCAAAGTTATTACCAGAGATAGAAGCAGATGACAATTCCAAACGAGAACAGTTACTATATGCAATGCAAAATCTCTCTGTCCCCTCACAGATTGAAAAGTTAAAG GCTAGAATTGATATGATTGGAGCAGCTTGTGAAAGCGCTGAAAAAGTCATTGCTGACACTAGAAAAACCTACTTTGGCACTCGCCAAGGGCCCACCAATATCTTAACTCTGGATAAAGCTCAAGCTGCAAAGATTCAAGAACAAGAAAATTTACTTAGACATGCTGTTAACCATGGTCAAGGTTTACGCATACCCATGGACCAAAGACAGATCACATCATCACTTCCATCTCATCTAGTGGATGTGCTCCCAGTAAATGATGGCATCCAGACCATTTCTGAGTCGTCCG GAATGTACATGAAGAACACCCCTCCAATGTCTTCAAATACTGTAAACAGTCAAGGAGCATTGTTGCAGGCTTCTGGCTCACAACTCATGGGAAGAGCAGCTGCATCACCTTCGGGTCCCACTGGGGCATCATCTTTTGATAACACAACAGCATCTCCTTTACCATATGCAAACTCACCAAGATCTGGAAACATGATGAACACACCTTCCCCACAACAACaaactcaacaacaacaacagcagcaacaacaacatcaacaacaacaacaacaacaaagacAAAGATTGATGCAGCAGTTACCACAACATCAGCAGCAAATGCTTGCTCAATCACTCAGGCAAAATCCAATGACTGGATTAGCACAG AATCAATTGTCACAGCTGCATGATTTGCAAGGTCAAGCTCAACAGAAGTATCAG TTACATGGTCAGAATCAGATGGCTTTTTCTCAGTCATTAGGAGGGCAGCAATTTCAAGGTAGACAATTACCTAGTGGAGGTATTCAACATGGGATTGCACAAAGCCAACTAAACCAAGGAAACCAATTAGGTCGCCATTTAAACCAAATGTCTACCACTGCCAACACTGCATTGTTTAATGCTGCACAAGCTACACCAAATAACCAAATG ATGTCAAATATGACGGGTATGATGCCATCACAATCAATGTTACCTCGGATGCAG TTTGGATTATCTGGTGGCAACCGGAGTCTTGGAGCTCAAAATTTGAGTGATCAGG TGTTTAATATGGGAGGGAATCCTGGTAGCATGATGCctatacaacaacaacaacaacaacagcaacaacaacaacagcagcaGCAAGGTGGTTTTGGGAACATGCAACAAAACACCCAGAATTTACAACAACAGCAACCTGGTATGGTGGTACCTATGCAGCAGAATCCCCAACAGAATCATCCCAACTTTCAACAACATAGACAAAACCAGTAG
- the LOC111910393 gene encoding mediator of RNA polymerase II transcription subunit 8 isoform X1 yields the protein MDGPMGVGQGQPQQQQEQPQQQAVAKERLNPAVQQQLNLESVKTRALSLYKAITRILEDFELIARTNSVPKWQDVLGQFSMVNLELYNIVEDIKKVSKAFVVHPKNVNGENAGILPVMISSKLLPEIEADDNSKREQLLYAMQNLSVPSQIEKLKARIDMIGAACESAEKVIADTRKTYFGTRQGPTNILTLDKAQAAKIQEQENLLRHAVNHGQGLRIPMDQRQITSSLPSHLVDVLPVNDGIQTISESSGMYMKNTPPMSSNTVNSQGALLQASGSQLMGRAAASPSGPTGASSFDNTTASPLPYANSPRSGNMMNTPSPQQQTQQQQQQQQQHQQQQQQQRQRLMQQLPQHQQQMLAQSLRQNPMTGLAQNQLSQLHDLQGQAQQKYQLHGQNQMAFSQSLGGQQFQGRQLPSGGIQHGIAQSQLNQGNQLGRHLNQMSTTANTALFNAAQATPNNQMMSNMTGMMPSQSMLPRMQVSFFITFFFFFTNLFINFCKFQFGLSGGNRSLGAQNLSDQVFNMGGNPGSMMPIQQQQQQQQQQQQQQQGGFGNMQQNTQNLQQQQPGMVVPMQQNPQQNHPNFQQHRQNQ from the exons ATGGATGGTCCGATGGGAGTAGGTCAAGGGCAGCCACAGCAGCAACAAGAACAACCACAGCAACAAGCGGTGGCGAAGGAGAGGCTGAACCCTGCCGTACAGCAGCAACTTAACCTAGAATCCGTCAAGACTAGAGCATTGAGCCTCTATAAAGCCATCACTCGCATCCTTGAAGATTTCGAACTCATTGCCCGCACCAATTCCGTACCCAAGTG GCAAGATGTATTGGGTCAATTTTCTATGGTAAACCTTGAGCTCTATAACATTGTCGAAGACATTAAGAAGGTTTCAAAGGCATTTGTTGTCCATCCAAAGAATGTCAATGGTGAAAATGCTGGAA TATTGCCTGTTATGATTTCATCAAAGTTATTACCAGAGATAGAAGCAGATGACAATTCCAAACGAGAACAGTTACTATATGCAATGCAAAATCTCTCTGTCCCCTCACAGATTGAAAAGTTAAAG GCTAGAATTGATATGATTGGAGCAGCTTGTGAAAGCGCTGAAAAAGTCATTGCTGACACTAGAAAAACCTACTTTGGCACTCGCCAAGGGCCCACCAATATCTTAACTCTGGATAAAGCTCAAGCTGCAAAGATTCAAGAACAAGAAAATTTACTTAGACATGCTGTTAACCATGGTCAAGGTTTACGCATACCCATGGACCAAAGACAGATCACATCATCACTTCCATCTCATCTAGTGGATGTGCTCCCAGTAAATGATGGCATCCAGACCATTTCTGAGTCGTCCG GAATGTACATGAAGAACACCCCTCCAATGTCTTCAAATACTGTAAACAGTCAAGGAGCATTGTTGCAGGCTTCTGGCTCACAACTCATGGGAAGAGCAGCTGCATCACCTTCGGGTCCCACTGGGGCATCATCTTTTGATAACACAACAGCATCTCCTTTACCATATGCAAACTCACCAAGATCTGGAAACATGATGAACACACCTTCCCCACAACAACaaactcaacaacaacaacagcagcaacaacaacatcaacaacaacaacaacaacaaagacAAAGATTGATGCAGCAGTTACCACAACATCAGCAGCAAATGCTTGCTCAATCACTCAGGCAAAATCCAATGACTGGATTAGCACAG AATCAATTGTCACAGCTGCATGATTTGCAAGGTCAAGCTCAACAGAAGTATCAG TTACATGGTCAGAATCAGATGGCTTTTTCTCAGTCATTAGGAGGGCAGCAATTTCAAGGTAGACAATTACCTAGTGGAGGTATTCAACATGGGATTGCACAAAGCCAACTAAACCAAGGAAACCAATTAGGTCGCCATTTAAACCAAATGTCTACCACTGCCAACACTGCATTGTTTAATGCTGCACAAGCTACACCAAATAACCAAATG ATGTCAAATATGACGGGTATGATGCCATCACAATCAATGTTACCTCGGATGCAGGTTAGTTTTTtcataacctttttttttttttttacaaatttgtttataaacttttgtaaatttCAGTTTGGATTATCTGGTGGCAACCGGAGTCTTGGAGCTCAAAATTTGAGTGATCAGG TGTTTAATATGGGAGGGAATCCTGGTAGCATGATGCctatacaacaacaacaacaacaacagcaacaacaacaacagcagcaGCAAGGTGGTTTTGGGAACATGCAACAAAACACCCAGAATTTACAACAACAGCAACCTGGTATGGTGGTACCTATGCAGCAGAATCCCCAACAGAATCATCCCAACTTTCAACAACATAGACAAAACCAGTAG
- the LOC111910391 gene encoding uncharacterized protein LOC111910391, protein MEALSASVFLPTFPDSHSIQPAASLRISLLSSPKTTLVAAASRQLSAEGEDDQQIPFHNVFDFVPQEASSSSYPGASSETYSKEELNKKSDVASSRTDKRASLFRTPISGGVQSATCVHDLPRPPLAVRNLMEQARFAHMSTVMSRMHQRSEGYPFGSLVDFVSDAMGHPIFSFSQLGMHTRNLLANPRCTLVVQIPGWSGLSNARVTIFGDVFPLPEDQQEWAHKQYITKHQQAPLQQWGNFYYFRMQNIRDIYFIGGFGTVAWVNVKEYEGLQPDDIAVDGSEQNLKELNVMFSKPLRELLSLEGEVDDVSLISIDSKGTDIRVRQGAEFNIQRLVFEEWQGIKTVVEAKAALWKLIKRGGVYTVHK, encoded by the exons ATGGAAGCTCTTTCAGCCTCTGTATTCCTTCCTACTTTTCCAGACTCACATTCCATTCAGCCTGCTGCTTCTCTCCGAATTAGCTTATTATCTTCGCCTAAAACTACGCTTGTCGCCGCTGCTTCTCGTCAACTTTCAGCTGAAGGCGAAGATGATCAACAGATACCTTTTCATAATGTATTTGATTTTGTTCCTCAAGAAGCTTCCTCTTCTTCCTATCCG GGTGCTTCAAGTGAAACTTATAGCAAAGAGGAGTTGAATAAGAAATCAGATGTTGCCTCATCTCGTACAGACAAAAGAGCTAGCCTTTTCAGAACCCCAATATCTGGGGGAGTGCAGAGTGCAACCTGTGTTCATGACTTACCTAGACCACCTTTAGCAGTCCGCAATCTGATGGAACAg GCTAGGTTTGCTCACATGTCTACTGTAATGTCACGTATGCACCAACGAAGTGAAGGATACCCATTTGGTTCACTGGTGGATTTTGTATCAGATGCAATGGGAC ATCCGATATTTTCTTTCTCACAGTTGGGTATGCACACACGGAATCTATTAGCCAATCCAAGGTGTACATTAGTGGTTCAG ATTCCTGGATGGAGTGGCTTgtcaaatgctagggttacaattTTCGGTGATGTTTTCCCCCTTCCGGAAGATCAGCAG GAATGGGCACATAAGCAGTATATAACAAAACACCAACAAGCACCTTTACAACAGTGGGGAAACTTCTACTACTTTAGGATGCAGAATATAAG agatatatactTTATTGGAGGTTTTGGGACAGTTGCTTGGGTTAATGTGAAGGAATATGAAGGTCTTCAACCTGATGATATTGCTGTTGATGGCAGTGAGCAGAATCTGAAA GAGCTGAATGTAATGTTTTCCAAACCCTTGAGAGAGTTACTGTCATTGGAGGGTGAGGTGGATGATGTTTCTTTGATATCGATTGATAGCAAGGGGACAGATATTCGTGTTCGTCAAGGTGCAGAG TTTAACATACAGAGGTTGGTGTTTGAAGAATGGCAAGGGATTAAAACAGTGGTGGAAGCCAAAGCAGCATTGTGGAAGTTAATAAAAAGAGGTGGTGTTTACACTGTGCACAAGTAA
- the LOC111910394 gene encoding 7-dehydrocholesterol reductase, which produces MGATDADSMKKKEMVHSPILTYFSVITLLSTCPPFVILLWYTMVHLDGSLLNTFNYLMEHGVEGFVNIWPKPTAIAWKIIACYGLFEAALQLWLPGKRVEGPISPTGNRPVYKANGVAAYVVTLITYISLWWFGIFNPTVVYDHLGEIYSALIFGSFVFCIFLYIKGHVAPSSTDSGSSGNIIFDFYWGMELYPRIGKNFDIKVFTNCRFGMMSWAVLAVTYCIKQYERDGKVADSMAVSTLLMLVYITKFFWWEAGYWNTMDIAHDRAGFYICWGCLVWVPSIYTSPGMYLVNHPVNLGAQLAISILIAGILCIYINYDCDRQRQEFRRTNGKSLVWGKAPSKIVASYTTTKGETKTSLLLTSGWWGLSRHFHYVPEIMAAFFWTVPALFDNFLPYFYFVFLTILLFDRAKRDDDRCRSKYGKYWKTYCNKVPYRIIPGIY; this is translated from the exons ATGGGCGCAACAGATGCAGATtccatgaagaagaaggagatggtTCATTCTCCGATTCTAACTTACTTCTCTGTCATCACTCTTCTCTCTACTTGCCCTCCTTTCGTCATCCTCCT ATGGTATACAATGGTACATCTCGATGGTTCTTTACTAAACACATTCAATTATCTCATGGAGCATGGAGTTGAAGGGTTTGTGAACATATGGCCTAAACCTACTGCTATTGCATGGAAGATCATTGCTTGTTATGGCCTCTTTGAAGCAGCCCTCCAGCTATGGTTACCTGGGAAAAGAGTTGAAGGCCCAATATCCCCTACAGGCAATAGGCCAGTCTATAAG GCTAATGGTGTGGCAGCATATGTGGTGACACTGATTACATATATCAGCCTTTGGTG GTTTGGGATATTTAATCCTACAGTTGTTTATGATCATTTGGGAGAAATATACTCCGCACTCATTTTCGGAAGCTTTGTGTTTTGTATATTCTTATACATAAAG GGTCATGTAGCACCTTCTTCCACTGATTCTGGTTCATCAGGAAACATAATATTCGATTTCTATTGG GGCATGGAGCTTTATCCTCGAATTGGAAAGAATTTTGATATCAAAGTTTTCACCAACTGTAGATTCGGGATGATGTCTTGGGCTGTTCTTGCTGTAACCTACTGCATAAAACAG TATGAAAGAGATGGGAAAGTGGCAGATTCTATGGCTGTAAGTACGTTGTTAATGTTGGTTTACATTACAAAGTTCTTTTGGTGGGAAGCAGGGTACTGGAACACAATGGATATTGCACATGATCGAG CTGGATTTTATATCTGTTGGGGATGTTTGGTTTGGGTTCCTTCTATATATACTTCCCCTGGCATGTACCTTGTCAATCATCCTGTCAATCTTGGAGctcag CTGGCGATTTCAATCCTAATAGCAGGGATTTTGTGCATATACATAAATTATGACTGTGATAGACAAAGGCAAGAGTTTCGTAGAACAAATGGCAAGAGCTTGGTTTGGGGGAAAGCTCCAAGCAAG ATAGTTGCATCATACACTACAACCAAGGGGGAGACTAAGACTAGCCTTCTGCTGACTTCAGGGTG GTGGGGTTTATCTCGTCATTTCCACTATGTACCTGAGATTATGGCAGCATTTTTCTGGACAGTTCCGGCCCTTTTTGATAAT TTTCTTCCATACTTCTATTTCGTGTTCTTGACCATCTTGTTGTTTGATCGAGCCAAAAGAGATGATGATAGATGTCGTTCAAA GTATGGTAAGTATTGGAAGACGTATTGCAACAAGGTTCCATATAGGATCATACCAGGGATCTACTGA